The proteins below come from a single Vitis riparia cultivar Riparia Gloire de Montpellier isolate 1030 unplaced genomic scaffold, EGFV_Vit.rip_1.0 scaffold827_pilon_pilon, whole genome shotgun sequence genomic window:
- the LOC117910744 gene encoding putative disease resistance RPP13-like protein 1 — protein MLLKDDPSDDEVCVIPIVGMGGIGKTTLAQLAFNDDKVKDHFDLRAWVCVSDDFDVLRVTKTILQSLSPHTRYANNLNLLQIELREKLYRKKFLLILDDVWNENFDEWDILCMPMRAGASGSKLIVTTRNKGVVSVTGTCSAYPLQELSYDDCLSLFTRQALGARNFDAYPHLKEVGEEIVRRCKGLPLAAKALGGMLRNQLNRRAWEDILTSKIWDLPEEKSHILPALKLSYHHLPSHLKRCFAYCSIFPKDYEFDKDELILLWMAEGFLQQTKGENQPEKLGCEYFDDLFSRSFFQQSTQNSSQFLMHDLINDLAQSIAGDICFNLDDELENNKQSTAVSEMMRKFEAFHKAKCLRTLVALPLATFSTYFISSYPIQWVILIICKH, from the exons ATGCTGCTCAAGGATGATCCAAGTGATGATGAAGTCTGCGTGATCCCTATCGTCGGCATGGGAGGTATAGGCAAAACTACTCTTGCTCAACTTGCGTTTAATGACGATAAAGTGAAGGATCATTTTGATTTGCGAGCTTGGGTCTGTGTTTCCGATGATTTTGATGTTTTGAGGGTGACCAAAACTATTCTGCAATCACTTTCTCCACATACACGTTATGCCAACAATCTTAATTTGCTTCAGATTGAGCTCAGGGAGAAACTTTACCGGAAGAAATTTCTTCTTATCTTGGACGACGTTTGGAATGAGAATTTTGATGAATGGGATATTTTGTGCATGCCGATGAGAGCCGGAGCGTCAGGTAGTAAGCTTATTGTCACAACCCGTAATAAAGGGGTTGTATCTGTTACCGGAACTTGTTCAGCTTATCCCCTTCAGGAGTTATCATATGATGATTGTCTATCTTTATTCACCCGACAAGCATTAGGGGCAAGAAACTTTGATGCTTATCCACACCTGAAAGAAGTGGGAGAGGAGATAGTCAGAAGGTGCAAAGGCTTGCCTTTGGCAGCAAAGGCGCTTGGTGGCATGTTGCGCAATCAACTAAATCGCAGAGCATGGGAAGATATATTAACAAGCAAGATATGGGATCTCCCGGAGGAGAAAAGTCATATTCTTCCGGCTCTCAAGCTAAGCTACCATCATCTTCCTTCTCATTTGAAGAGGTGTTTTGCTTATTGCTCGATATTTCCAAAAGACTATGAATTCGACAAAGATGAATTAATCCTATTATGGATGGCAGAAGGTTTTCTGCAACAAACAAAGGGAGAGAACCAGCCTGAGAAGTTAGGTTGTGAGTACTTTGATGATTTATTCTCAAGGTCATTTTTTCAACAGTCAACTCAAAATTCATCCCAATTTTTGATGCATGATCTTATTAACGATTTAGCACAATCTATTGCCGGAGACATATGCTTTAATTTGGATGATGAGTTAGAGAATAATAAGCAATCCACGGCTGTTTCagagatgatgagaaaattCGAAGCGTTTCATAAGGCTAAGTGTCTGCGGACGTTAGTTGCTTTGCCACTGGCTACATTTTctacatatttcatttcaa GTTACCCGATTCAGTGGGTCATCTTGATAATTTGCAAACACTGA
- the LOC117910740 gene encoding putative disease resistance protein At3g14460, which yields MGIGGLINLRHVDISGAVQLQEMPPQMGNLTNLQTLSDLIVGKGSRSGIKELKNLLGLQGKLSISGLHNVVDIQDARSVNLQKKQNIKELTLKWSSDFGESRNKMNETLVLEWLQPHRNLEKLTIAFYGGPNFPSWIKNPSFPLMTHLVLKNCKICTSLPALGQLSLLKNLHIEGMSEVRTIDEEFYGGIVKSCPSLELLKFENMPTWKDWFFPDADEQVGPFPFLRELTVRRCSKLGIQLPDCLPSLVKLDIFGCPNLKVPFSGFASLGELSLEECEGVVFRSGVGSCLETLAIGRCHWLVTLEEQMLPCKLKILKIQDCANLEELPNGLQSLISLQELKLERCPKLVSFPEAALSPLLRSLVLQNCPSLICFPNGELPTTLKHLRVEDCENLESLPEGMMHHKSSSTGYCLVEMWQEAEGEDDKRSLTEVTH from the exons ATGGGAATTGGAGGCCTCATCAACCTTCGACATGTTGATATTTCTGGTGCAGTTCAACTACAGGAGATGCCCCCTCAAATGGGAAACTTAACCAATTTGCAAACATTATCTGACCTTATTGTGGGCAAAGGTAGCAGGTCGGGTATCAAAGAATTAAAGAATTTGTTGGGTCTCCAAGGAAAGCTTTCCATTTCAGGGTTGCATAATGTGGTAGATATTCAAGATGCAAGGAGTGTTAATTTACAGAAGAAGCAGAACATCAAAGAGTTAACACTGAAATGGAGCAGTGATTTTGGTGaatcaagaaataaaatgaatgagaCGCTTGTTTTAGAGTGGCTACAACCTCATAGAAATTTGGAAAAGCTCACCATTGCATTCTATGGTGGACCAAACTTTCCAAGTTGGATAAAGAATCCCTCATTCCCTTTAATGACACACTTGGTTCTCAAGAATTGCAAGATATGCACATCGTTACCGGCTCTCGGCCAATTGTCCTTACTAAAAAACTTGCATATCGAAGGGATGAGTGAAGTTAGAACCATAGATGAGGAGTTTTATGGAGGGATTGTCAAGTCTTGTCCATCCTTGGAGCTTCTGAAGTTTGAAAATATGCCAACATGGAAAGATTGGTTTTTTCCAGATGCAGATGAACAAGTGGGACCATTTCCATTCCTTCGAGAACTTACAGTAAGGAGATGCTCAAAGCTAGGTATACAGTTGCCTGATTGCCTACCTTCTCTGGTTAAACTTGATATCTTTGGGTGTCCAAATTTGAAAGTTCCCTTTTCAGGATTTGCATCTCTTGGTGAATTAAGTTTAGAAGAATGTGAAGGGGTGGTGTTCAGAAGTGGGGTTGGTAGTTGTCTTGAAACATTAGCTATTGGACGGTGTCACTGGCTTGTAACGTTGGAGGAGCAAATGCTACCTTGcaaacttaaaattttgaaaatacaagACTGTGCTAACCTGGAGGAGCTGCCAAACGGATTGCAAAGTCTCATATCTCTCCAAGAGTTGAAATTAGAGAGGTGCCCCAAACTGGTTTCATTTCCAGAGGCCGCTTTGTCACCCTTGCTCAGATCTCTGGTGCTGCAGAACTGCCCATCTCTCATATGCTTTCCAAATGGTGAGCTGCCTACCACGCTCAAGCATCTGAGGGTTGAAGATTGTGAAAATTTGGAGTCTCTACCAGAGGGAATGATGCACCACAAGTCCTCTTCCACT GGATACTGCTTGGTAGAGATGTGGCAGGAAGCAGAGGGTGAAGATGACAAAAGATCTTTGACAGAGGTTACTCACTGA